A genome region from Flavobacterium sp. CFS9 includes the following:
- a CDS encoding SRPBCC domain-containing protein produces MKNDLQFDFTVDKTTKTVIINREFNAELPLVWDAFTKPELLDQWVAPKPWSSKTKHMNFEVGGRRFYAMVSPEGLERWAVQEYTSITPKTNFKMFNTFADQNENRELPGSNWDHSFSEQNGITKVSISIFNESLERLEKMIEMGFEQGFKMSIDNLDQLLKTLSK; encoded by the coding sequence ATGAAAAACGATTTGCAATTTGATTTTACCGTAGACAAAACCACCAAAACGGTAATCATAAACAGAGAATTTAATGCAGAACTTCCGCTGGTTTGGGATGCTTTTACAAAACCGGAACTTCTGGATCAATGGGTCGCTCCAAAACCCTGGTCGTCGAAAACGAAACACATGAACTTTGAGGTCGGCGGACGCAGATTCTACGCCATGGTAAGTCCCGAAGGTCTGGAACGCTGGGCGGTTCAGGAATACACTTCGATTACGCCAAAGACCAATTTTAAGATGTTCAATACTTTTGCAGACCAAAATGAAAACCGCGAACTGCCGGGCTCCAATTGGGATCATAGCTTTAGCGAGCAAAACGGCATTACCAAGGTGAGTATCTCAATTTTCAATGAATCTTTGGAACGTCTGGAAAAAATGATTGAAATGGGCTTCGAACAAGGTTTCAAAATGAGTATTGATAACCTGGATCAATTGCTAAAAACTTTATCGAAATAA
- a CDS encoding GIY-YIG nuclease family protein gives MLNPQLGFHSYYVYILANKHRTTFYIGVTNNLKQRLSKHKENIDLNTKTFASKYNIQFLVYYEKFTWIQEAIAREKQLKKWRRDKKIELIRSFNPTFEFLNFHFE, from the coding sequence ATGCTGAATCCGCAACTTGGCTTTCATAGCTACTACGTATATATTTTAGCCAATAAGCATCGTACTACTTTTTACATTGGTGTCACGAATAACTTAAAACAAAGGCTTTCAAAACATAAAGAAAATATAGATCTGAATACTAAAACGTTTGCTTCAAAATATAATATCCAGTTTCTGGTTTACTACGAAAAATTCACCTGGATACAGGAAGCCATTGCAAGAGAAAAACAATTAAAAAAGTGGAGACGTGATAAGAAAATTGAACTTATACGAAGTTTTAATCCGACTTTCGAATTTCTTAATTTTCATTTTGAGTAA
- a CDS encoding MauE/DoxX family redox-associated membrane protein, with translation MKKNQKYAVLLLRVALAAGFLSAVSSRLGLWGEHSSGWENFVAYTEQVNSFVPKNWIPTIAIASTVSEALLALLLLIGYQTKFMAVGAALLTFGFALAMTYSFGVKEPLDYSVFTFSMAAFLLSTVEKYHWSLDEIIMKNKTN, from the coding sequence ATGAAAAAAAATCAGAAATATGCCGTTTTGCTTTTGCGTGTTGCCTTAGCAGCAGGTTTTTTATCCGCCGTTTCAAGTCGGTTAGGATTATGGGGAGAACACTCTTCGGGTTGGGAAAACTTCGTGGCCTATACCGAACAGGTAAATTCTTTTGTTCCTAAAAACTGGATTCCCACAATTGCCATTGCATCGACTGTTTCGGAAGCGCTATTGGCTCTACTCCTGCTCATTGGCTATCAAACCAAATTTATGGCTGTTGGCGCTGCCTTGTTAACTTTTGGCTTTGCACTTGCCATGACTTATTCTTTTGGAGTAAAAGAACCTTTAGATTATTCGGTATTTACCTTTTCTATGGCCGCCTTTCTTTTGTCAACAGTAGAAAAATACCACTGGAGTTTAGATGAAATCATTATGAAAAATAAAACAAACTAA
- a CDS encoding GNAT family N-acetyltransferase → MVLEQSKSLVLGNLLQRLNENLRKEAQLFYKSQNIDFEPKWFPVVYVLSQKKAISVVELSQEIGYSHPTTISLLKELEKKELIGSAKDAKDERKRLITLTDKANEMIDQLQPLWKIMTEALVELTDTENNLFKAIHEVTQNLKTKNLFDRMTTIKEMKSEAAPKNIENTVKVEKIDDDKLIDIAFAIRRQVFVEEQNVSQERESMDDEEAIHYLATINGLPAGAARYRKMEKGFKIERIAVLNTYRGKRIGEAILQKILADLKDAEKIYLYAQVNASRFYIKNGFKQTDNFFLDAGIEHVEMDYVKM, encoded by the coding sequence ATGGTATTAGAGCAGTCAAAGTCATTGGTATTAGGGAATCTTTTACAGCGTTTGAATGAGAACCTGAGAAAAGAAGCGCAGTTATTCTACAAAAGTCAGAACATCGATTTTGAACCCAAATGGTTTCCGGTCGTTTATGTGCTTTCGCAGAAAAAAGCGATTAGTGTTGTCGAACTCTCACAGGAGATTGGGTACTCCCATCCTACTACTATTTCGTTATTGAAAGAGTTGGAGAAAAAAGAACTGATTGGTTCGGCGAAAGATGCAAAAGACGAAAGGAAACGTCTGATCACACTCACTGATAAAGCCAATGAGATGATCGATCAATTACAGCCTTTATGGAAAATTATGACCGAAGCTTTGGTTGAACTCACCGATACCGAAAATAATTTGTTTAAAGCCATACACGAAGTAACTCAGAATTTGAAAACTAAAAATCTTTTTGACCGAATGACCACAATTAAAGAAATGAAAAGCGAAGCTGCTCCAAAAAACATAGAAAATACCGTAAAAGTTGAAAAGATTGATGACGATAAACTAATCGATATTGCTTTTGCTATACGCCGTCAGGTATTTGTTGAAGAACAAAATGTATCGCAGGAACGCGAATCTATGGACGATGAAGAGGCGATTCATTATCTCGCCACCATAAATGGCTTGCCAGCCGGAGCGGCACGCTACCGCAAAATGGAAAAGGGTTTTAAAATTGAACGCATTGCTGTTTTGAATACTTATAGAGGAAAACGAATTGGAGAAGCAATCCTGCAAAAAATCTTAGCCGATTTAAAAGACGCAGAGAAGATTTATTTGTACGCACAAGTCAATGCAAGTCGTTTTTACATCAAAAACGGATTTAAACAAACGGATAATTTTTTCCTGGATGCGGGAATTGAGCATGTCGAAATGGATTATGTGAAAATGTGA
- a CDS encoding DUF6161 domain-containing protein, whose protein sequence is MNIQEINRLLKSDAFSEIKDSKFTLRFPISNFENTFNISTLYRYVSDQTKKWDEYEALPPDLLKSKNYFATIQARIEQLIENVKNGNPSQPYIGELQSSINSYQYEKMLPVDSSEASFLISLFKESAQLFDAAYAYFTQAISYSSLSNKEYLKGTIMSVLYEIQESPSTSRSSHERSSFNSLKNKVEKYVSDSDKDLSNLLKEAQDKVDSYVEELDNFKKDNQEKLDKWFSVNQATARDLSKDINEERKNIEQTYKELLQLQAPAQHWKETSQKLLDEGHMFMRVLFALILVGGFSLYMLLWKTPESMLASFFSDDKIAAIRWSIVFVTFISIIFFGIQSLRKAMFSSFHLARDAQEREKLTMYYLSLIKEGAIIDDDKKLILQSLFSRADSGLLKEDSSPTMPGIIDKIRG, encoded by the coding sequence ATGAATATTCAAGAAATAAATAGATTATTAAAATCTGATGCTTTTTCTGAAATTAAAGATTCAAAATTTACTTTAAGGTTCCCAATTTCAAATTTTGAAAATACATTTAATATCTCTACTTTATACAGATATGTAAGTGATCAAACAAAAAAGTGGGATGAATATGAAGCATTACCACCAGACTTACTAAAAAGTAAAAATTATTTTGCAACAATTCAAGCTAGAATTGAGCAATTAATTGAAAATGTAAAAAATGGTAACCCCTCCCAACCATATATTGGAGAATTACAATCCTCTATTAATTCATATCAGTATGAGAAAATGCTACCTGTAGATTCCTCGGAAGCTTCATTTCTTATTTCATTATTTAAAGAATCTGCACAACTTTTTGATGCAGCATATGCATATTTTACTCAAGCTATAAGTTACTCATCATTATCTAATAAAGAATATTTAAAAGGTACAATAATGTCCGTATTATACGAAATACAAGAAAGCCCATCAACTAGCAGGTCTTCACATGAACGAAGTTCATTTAATTCTTTAAAAAATAAAGTAGAGAAATATGTTTCAGATTCAGACAAGGATTTATCAAATCTATTGAAAGAAGCACAAGATAAGGTAGATAGTTATGTTGAAGAATTAGACAATTTTAAAAAAGACAACCAAGAAAAATTAGACAAATGGTTTTCGGTAAATCAGGCTACTGCGAGAGATCTTAGTAAAGACATAAATGAAGAGAGAAAAAATATAGAGCAGACATACAAAGAGCTTTTACAATTACAAGCTCCTGCACAGCACTGGAAAGAAACTTCTCAAAAATTATTAGATGAAGGACATATGTTTATGAGAGTATTATTTGCATTAATACTAGTAGGTGGTTTTTCGTTATATATGCTTCTATGGAAAACACCAGAGAGCATGTTAGCAAGTTTTTTTAGTGATGATAAAATTGCTGCTATTCGTTGGTCAATTGTTTTTGTAACATTTATTTCCATAATCTTTTTTGGTATCCAATCTTTGCGTAAAGCTATGTTTTCCAGTTTTCATTTAGCAAGAGATGCACAAGAGAGAGAGAAACTTACCATGTACTATCTTTCATTAATTAAAGAAGGTGCAATTATCGATGATGATAAAAAACTGATTCTACAATCTCTTTTTAGTAGAGCAGATTCAGGTTTATTAAAAGAAGATAGCAGTCCAACTATGCCTGGGATAATTGATAAAATAAGAGGTTAA
- a CDS encoding cupin domain-containing protein produces MEKQITRSSEKEWKVLIEEGVKTDGISAKSLYFDPTTNRPTVFLLKFEAGASYPNHVHPAGEEIYVLEGEVRSGKDELKTGDYMYMPPGSTHSVFSKNGCVLLFKVPEEVVILK; encoded by the coding sequence ATGGAAAAACAAATCACAAGAAGCAGCGAAAAAGAATGGAAAGTTCTAATTGAAGAAGGTGTAAAAACGGACGGCATTTCCGCCAAATCCTTATACTTTGATCCCACTACAAACAGACCCACTGTTTTTTTACTAAAATTCGAAGCGGGTGCCTCGTACCCTAATCATGTTCATCCGGCAGGTGAAGAAATTTATGTTCTTGAAGGCGAAGTACGCTCCGGAAAAGACGAACTAAAAACAGGCGATTATATGTACATGCCACCGGGAAGCACTCATTCTGTATTTTCAAAAAATGGCTGTGTATTGCTGTTTAAAGTCCCTGAGGAAGTTGTAATACTTAAATAA
- a CDS encoding TetR/AcrR family transcriptional regulator produces MASKDRILRQKEETRSNILDAAYTIVKDEGWQGLSMRKIADKIEYTAPIIYEYFSNKDAILRELTGKGFTKLAKELEEAKAKFSKPEEQLEAMWMAYWDFAFTDTEMYQVMFGVQMNCCSEQCDAAKMPYKLFTTVIAEVMKNSNPSEEVVKQKYFTFFSVIHGLIAINIINKSDVMETINNQILKDAIGGIIKSIQ; encoded by the coding sequence ATGGCAAGTAAAGATCGTATTTTAAGACAAAAAGAAGAGACAAGAAGTAACATTCTTGATGCTGCTTATACTATCGTTAAAGACGAAGGGTGGCAAGGTCTGAGTATGAGAAAAATTGCTGATAAAATTGAATACACCGCTCCTATTATTTATGAATACTTTTCAAACAAGGATGCCATTTTAAGGGAACTAACCGGGAAAGGCTTTACTAAATTAGCAAAGGAACTTGAAGAAGCTAAAGCTAAATTTAGTAAACCGGAAGAACAGTTAGAAGCCATGTGGATGGCGTATTGGGATTTTGCTTTTACGGATACCGAAATGTATCAGGTGATGTTTGGAGTACAGATGAATTGCTGTTCTGAACAATGCGACGCTGCCAAAATGCCTTATAAATTGTTTACGACAGTTATTGCCGAGGTCATGAAAAACAGCAATCCAAGTGAAGAAGTAGTCAAACAAAAATATTTTACTTTCTTTTCTGTCATTCACGGTTTGATCGCTATCAACATCATCAACAAAAGTGACGTAATGGAAACAATCAACAATCAAATTCTGAAAGATGCGATTGGTGGTATCATAAAATCAATACAATAA
- a CDS encoding helix-turn-helix domain-containing protein codes for MVSIKTFDQATDLEQPRRVLKYVLVYCTSGSTVISVDENEFTLTQNAVITITSGQIHYFKNIGNATGFVLEFTYNFFCKDDTDMELIFHNGLFCHFAMNEMIVVDNGLFVIQELETIGNELLQMPYQYLTSIHSRIELILIEINRTKINRGDEIYKPDALFLHFLETILQNFDKNLSVNEIAVLIGTTESKLNELSKLHTNKTAQNVIFGLIISEAKRLFTYEKLSVKEVAYALGFNDPFYFSNFFKKHTNTSPKTYKENTAHS; via the coding sequence ATGGTTTCGATAAAAACATTTGATCAGGCGACAGATTTAGAACAGCCCAGACGCGTTTTAAAATATGTTCTTGTTTATTGCACTTCGGGTTCGACCGTTATTTCTGTAGATGAAAATGAATTTACCTTAACCCAAAACGCTGTTATCACCATTACTTCCGGTCAGATTCATTATTTTAAAAACATCGGGAATGCGACGGGATTTGTTTTAGAATTTACCTATAATTTTTTCTGTAAAGACGATACGGATATGGAATTGATTTTCCATAACGGACTGTTTTGCCACTTCGCCATGAATGAAATGATTGTGGTAGACAATGGCCTATTTGTAATTCAGGAATTAGAAACTATCGGCAATGAATTACTACAAATGCCGTATCAATACCTCACCTCTATTCACAGCCGAATTGAATTGATATTGATCGAAATCAACCGAACCAAAATTAATCGCGGGGATGAAATCTACAAACCCGATGCGCTGTTTCTTCACTTTCTGGAAACGATTTTACAAAACTTCGACAAAAACCTTTCTGTAAACGAAATAGCAGTGCTGATAGGTACAACAGAATCGAAACTAAACGAACTTTCGAAACTACATACCAATAAAACGGCTCAAAATGTAATTTTCGGTTTAATCATCTCTGAAGCCAAACGTCTTTTTACCTACGAGAAATTATCGGTAAAAGAAGTCGCTTATGCTTTAGGGTTTAATGATCCTTTTTACTTTTCTAATTTCTTCAAAAAACACACCAACACTTCCCCAAAAACCTATAAAGAAAATACTGCACATTCGTAA
- a CDS encoding GIY-YIG nuclease family protein: MLNPQIGFHSYYVYILANKHRTTFYIGVTNNLKQRLSKHKENIDLNTKTFASKYNIQFLVYYEKFTWIQEAIAREKQLKKWRRDKKIELIRSFNPTFEFLNFHFE, from the coding sequence ATGCTAAATCCACAAATTGGCTTTCATAGCTACTACGTATATATTTTAGCCAATAAGCATCGTACTACTTTTTACATTGGTGTCACGAATAACTTAAAGCAAAGGCTTTCAAAACATAAAGAAAATATAGATCTGAATACTAAAACGTTTGCTTCAAAATATAATATCCAGTTTCTGGTTTACTACGAAAAATTCACCTGGATACAGGAAGCCATTGCAAGAGAAAAACAATTAAAAAAGTGGAGACGTGATAAGAAAATTGAACTTATACGAAGTTTTAATCCGACTTTCGAATTTCTTAATTTTCATTTTGAGTAA
- a CDS encoding ArsR/SmtB family transcription factor: MRRDIFQAIADPTRRSILTLIAVQAMTPNAIAENFNASRQSVSKHLRILVECDLLKQEQQGREIYYSLEIEKMKEVDQWLAQFRAIWETKFNQLDELLVTLKKQNK, encoded by the coding sequence ATGAGACGTGACATTTTCCAAGCCATAGCCGACCCGACTAGAAGGTCAATTCTAACGCTGATCGCTGTACAGGCAATGACACCAAATGCCATCGCCGAGAACTTCAATGCCTCCCGACAATCGGTTTCGAAACACCTTCGCATACTGGTAGAATGCGATTTACTTAAACAGGAACAGCAAGGCCGGGAAATTTACTATTCGCTTGAAATTGAAAAAATGAAAGAAGTTGATCAATGGTTAGCCCAATTCAGAGCCATTTGGGAAACCAAATTCAATCAGCTTGACGAACTATTAGTAACGCTTAAAAAACAGAACAAATGA
- a CDS encoding efflux RND transporter periplasmic adaptor subunit: protein MKNVIITSFILALVLSSCADKSQAPAAPAAPLLPVAAITSENTTTDAEYPASIQGTVDVEIRPQVSGNLERVFVDEGAYVNKGQTLFKINERPFREQLNNALANLHAAEAALINAQLEVDKLTPLVQNKVVSDYQLKTAKASQKIAAANIEQAKAMVGSARINLGYTNVTAPVSGYIGRLPKKQGSLVSASDVEPLTNLSDVHEVFAYFSLGETDFINFKAQYAGSSLGDKIKKLPPVTLILADNNAYPQTGKIDMVDGQFDKTTGAITLRATFPNAGGTLRSGNTGKIRLGLHHDDALLVPQSATVEMQDKVFVFTVNKENKVNKMPITVIGKSGTNYLIKDGIKSGDQIVLSGIDKLQEGQVIQPEKPVTKVAQVITKK from the coding sequence ATGAAAAATGTTATCATAACCAGTTTTATTCTGGCACTTGTACTAAGCAGTTGTGCAGATAAATCGCAAGCCCCGGCAGCTCCTGCTGCACCATTATTACCCGTTGCCGCCATTACAAGCGAAAACACTACTACTGATGCCGAATACCCTGCTTCTATACAAGGAACTGTTGACGTTGAAATTCGTCCTCAGGTAAGCGGAAATCTGGAAAGAGTTTTTGTAGACGAAGGTGCTTACGTTAATAAAGGTCAAACTTTATTCAAAATAAACGAACGTCCTTTCCGTGAACAATTAAACAATGCACTGGCCAACCTTCACGCTGCTGAAGCGGCTTTGATCAACGCGCAATTGGAAGTGGATAAATTGACTCCATTGGTTCAAAACAAAGTAGTTTCGGATTATCAGTTAAAAACGGCTAAGGCTTCTCAAAAAATTGCTGCCGCCAATATCGAACAGGCAAAAGCAATGGTAGGATCGGCAAGAATTAATCTTGGATATACTAATGTTACCGCTCCTGTAAGCGGCTACATTGGAAGATTACCTAAAAAACAAGGAAGCTTAGTTTCGGCATCGGATGTTGAACCTTTAACTAATTTATCTGACGTGCATGAAGTTTTTGCCTATTTCTCTTTGGGAGAAACCGATTTCATCAACTTTAAAGCGCAATATGCCGGCAGCAGCCTTGGTGATAAAATCAAAAAATTACCTCCTGTAACTTTGATCTTAGCCGATAATAATGCTTATCCTCAAACCGGAAAAATCGATATGGTAGACGGTCAGTTTGATAAAACAACTGGAGCCATTACGTTAAGAGCTACTTTCCCTAATGCCGGCGGAACATTACGTTCAGGAAACACGGGGAAAATTCGTTTAGGACTTCACCACGACGATGCTCTTTTGGTACCACAATCGGCTACTGTTGAAATGCAGGACAAAGTTTTTGTTTTCACCGTTAACAAAGAAAATAAAGTCAACAAGATGCCTATCACGGTTATTGGTAAAAGCGGTACAAACTATTTGATTAAAGATGGTATCAAATCAGGCGATCAGATTGTACTAAGCGGTATCGATAAACTTCAGGAAGGTCAGGTCATTCAGCCTGAAAAACCGGTGACAAAAGTTGCCCAAGTAATCACTAAAAAATAA
- a CDS encoding efflux RND transporter permease subunit, with protein sequence MFKIFIQRPVLATVISILLVILGVLGLTKLPLQQFPDIAPPSVLVTAVYPGANAETVLRSVAPSLEESINGVENMTYMSSTASNDGSLAITVFFKLGTDADQAAVNVQNRVAQATSQLPAEVVQQGVITAKQQNSFIMAIGMYTEDESKYDQTFVANYAQINIIPEIKRIPGVGSASIFGGVKDYSMRVWLNPTQMSTYKVTPNEIMSAIQDKSLEAAPGKFGERSTEVFEYVIKYKGKLTKPEEYENIAIRSNADGSVLRLKDVARVELGAYSYNSLTRLNGKKGVVIGIIQLAGSNSNDIQIAINKLMEKAAKDFPKGIKQNIFYSTKVSLDQSIEQVEHTLIEAFILVFIVVFIFLQDFRSTLIPAIAVPVAILGTFFFMQLFGFSINLLTLFALILAIGIVVDDAIVVVEAVHAKMEHKHLSPKVATHEAMHEITGAIISITLVMAAVFLPVGFMEGSTGVFYRQFAFTMAIAIVISAVNALTLSPALAALFLKDNHGTAANGNEVYVKKGFKEKFFTAFNSSFESLTNRYVGGIKFLIRRKWLSLGGLALITAATILLVKTTPTGFIPTEDQGFIAIAVNTPSGTSLDGTQKVMTQAENLLRADESSRFVTAISGFNLLTNSTSPSAAVIFVLLKPDEERGKIKGIDEIMADVQGKLGTISGGSFFVFSFPTVPGFSNVEALDLVLQDKTGGKLDKFSGVSQSFIGELMKRPEIAMAFTSFKADFPQLQLDINDEKANQLGVNVKDILQTMQTYFGSAQASDFNRFGKYYRVVVQADIADRADPSSIDRVFVKNKTGEMVPINTLVKLSRIYGSETASRYNLFNSISINAIPKPGFSSGDAIKAIEEVAAQHLPAGYSFEFSGQTREEISSGGQSATIFLLCLIFIYFLLAAQYESYILPLAVIFSIPAGIFGVFVAIGFTGIQNNIYVQVALVMLIGLLAKNAILIVEFAVQKRKSGQALILASIDAAKLRLRPIIMTSLAFVVGLIPMMSAKGPSAQGNHSISIGAAGGMISGVILGLFIIPVLFIIFQYLQEKVSGKPVAVIHNEEK encoded by the coding sequence ATGTTCAAAATATTTATACAAAGACCTGTACTGGCAACCGTAATCTCCATTTTATTGGTGATCCTGGGGGTACTTGGACTTACGAAATTGCCTTTACAACAGTTTCCTGATATTGCACCGCCATCGGTTTTGGTAACGGCGGTTTATCCGGGAGCTAACGCCGAAACGGTTTTGCGTTCGGTAGCGCCCTCTTTAGAAGAATCTATCAATGGGGTGGAAAACATGACTTACATGAGCTCTACTGCCAGTAACGACGGATCGTTAGCCATTACTGTTTTCTTTAAATTAGGTACCGATGCCGATCAGGCAGCTGTAAACGTACAAAACAGGGTGGCTCAGGCGACCAGTCAATTGCCTGCCGAAGTGGTACAGCAAGGGGTAATCACTGCGAAACAACAAAACAGTTTCATTATGGCCATCGGTATGTACACCGAGGATGAATCGAAATACGATCAGACATTTGTGGCCAATTATGCCCAAATCAATATTATTCCGGAAATCAAACGTATTCCGGGAGTAGGATCGGCTAGTATTTTTGGAGGTGTAAAAGATTACTCGATGCGTGTCTGGCTGAATCCGACACAAATGTCAACTTATAAAGTGACGCCAAACGAAATCATGAGCGCTATTCAGGACAAAAGTTTGGAAGCTGCTCCGGGTAAATTTGGAGAAAGAAGTACAGAAGTTTTCGAATATGTAATCAAATACAAAGGAAAACTAACGAAACCGGAAGAATATGAAAATATTGCTATTCGCTCAAATGCAGATGGTTCGGTACTTCGCTTAAAAGACGTTGCAAGAGTTGAACTTGGTGCTTATTCGTACAACAGTTTAACACGTTTAAATGGTAAAAAAGGAGTTGTAATCGGTATTATTCAGTTGGCAGGTTCGAACTCCAATGATATTCAGATCGCAATTAACAAACTGATGGAGAAAGCTGCTAAAGATTTCCCAAAAGGTATCAAACAAAATATTTTCTATAGTACCAAAGTATCACTGGATCAATCTATAGAACAAGTAGAACATACTTTAATCGAAGCATTTATATTAGTATTCATTGTAGTATTTATATTCCTGCAAGATTTTAGATCAACATTAATCCCGGCTATTGCTGTACCTGTAGCAATTTTAGGAACGTTCTTCTTCATGCAGTTATTCGGATTCTCGATCAATCTTCTAACGCTTTTCGCTTTAATTCTGGCGATTGGTATTGTGGTAGATGATGCGATTGTGGTCGTCGAAGCCGTGCATGCCAAAATGGAGCACAAACATTTGTCTCCAAAAGTAGCAACACATGAAGCAATGCACGAAATAACGGGTGCTATTATCTCGATTACGCTGGTAATGGCTGCTGTATTCCTGCCGGTTGGTTTTATGGAAGGCTCTACGGGAGTTTTCTATCGTCAGTTTGCCTTTACGATGGCGATTGCAATTGTAATTTCGGCTGTGAATGCCTTGACTTTAAGTCCGGCTCTTGCTGCATTGTTCCTGAAAGACAATCACGGTACAGCAGCAAACGGAAATGAAGTGTATGTTAAAAAAGGATTTAAAGAAAAATTCTTTACAGCATTCAACAGCAGCTTCGAATCTTTGACAAATCGTTATGTGGGTGGTATTAAATTTTTAATTCGCCGCAAATGGTTAAGCTTAGGTGGTCTGGCCTTAATTACAGCAGCAACAATTCTGTTAGTAAAAACGACTCCAACAGGATTTATTCCAACGGAAGATCAGGGATTTATTGCGATTGCAGTAAACACTCCTTCGGGAACTTCTCTTGACGGAACACAAAAAGTAATGACACAGGCAGAAAATCTGTTAAGAGCCGACGAATCATCGCGATTTGTAACTGCGATTTCAGGATTCAATTTATTAACGAATTCTACGAGTCCATCAGCAGCCGTTATTTTTGTCTTGCTTAAACCGGATGAAGAGCGTGGAAAAATCAAAGGAATCGACGAAATAATGGCCGATGTACAAGGGAAATTAGGAACTATTAGCGGCGGAAGTTTCTTTGTCTTCAGTTTCCCAACTGTTCCCGGATTTAGTAACGTTGAAGCTTTAGATTTGGTGCTGCAGGATAAAACCGGAGGTAAACTGGATAAGTTCAGCGGGGTTTCTCAAAGCTTCATTGGTGAGCTAATGAAACGTCCGGAGATCGCCATGGCATTTACGAGTTTCAAAGCCGATTTCCCTCAGTTACAGCTGGATATTAATGATGAAAAAGCCAATCAGTTGGGCGTGAATGTAAAAGACATTTTACAAACGATGCAGACTTATTTTGGTAGCGCACAAGCTTCTGACTTTAACCGATTTGGTAAATATTACAGAGTAGTGGTTCAGGCCGATATTGCCGACAGAGCTGATCCATCTTCTATTGACCGAGTTTTTGTGAAAAACAAAACCGGAGAAATGGTTCCAATAAATACTTTGGTGAAACTAAGCCGTATTTATGGTTCTGAGACTGCTTCGAGATATAATTTATTTAATTCGATTTCGATAAACGCCATTCCGAAACCTGGATTTAGTTCGGGGGATGCCATTAAAGCCATAGAAGAAGTTGCTGCACAACATTTACCTGCAGGTTACAGTTTTGAGTTTTCAGGACAAACCCGTGAAGAGATTTCTTCGGGAGGACAATCCGCAACGATATTCTTACTGTGTTTGATATTCATCTATTTCTTACTTGCTGCACAGTATGAAAGTTACATTTTGCCTTTGGCTGTAATCTTTTCTATCCCTGCAGGTATTTTTGGAGTATTTGTGGCCATTGGTTTCACCGGAATTCAAAATAACATTTATGTACAGGTTGCTCTCGTAATGCTGATCGGACTGCTTGCTAAAAATGCCATTCTGATTGTGGAGTTTGCGGTTCAGAAAAGAAAATCCGGTCAGGCCTTGATTCTGGCTTCAATCGATGCGGCAAAACTGCGTTTACGACCAATTATCATGACATCGCTTGCTTTTGTCGTGGGATTAATTCCAATGATGAGTGCTAAAGGACCGTCGGCACAAGGTAACCATTCAATTAGTATTGGTGCCGCAGGAGGTATGATTTCAGGGGTAATTCTAGGATTGTTTATCATCCCGGTATTATTCATCATCTTCCAATATTTACAAGAAAAGGTTTCCGGAAAACCGGTAGCCGTAATTCATAACGAAGAAAAATAA
- a CDS encoding GIY-YIG nuclease family protein, translated as MLNPQVGFHSYYVYIITNKHRTTFYIGVADNLKQRLSKHKENIDLNTKTFASKYNIEFLVYYEKFTWIQEAIAREKQLKKWRRDKKIELIRSFNPTFEFLNFHFE; from the coding sequence ATGCTGAATCCGCAAGTTGGCTTTCATAGTTACTACGTTTATATTATCACCAATAAACATCGTACTACTTTTTACATTGGTGTAGCGGATAACTTAAAGCAAAGGCTTTCAAAACATAAAGAAAATATAGATCTGAATACTAAAACGTTTGCTTCAAAATATAATATTGAGTTTCTGGTTTACTACGAAAAATTCACCTGGATACAGGAAGCCATTGCAAGAGAAAAGCAATTAAAAAAGTGGAGACGTGATAAGAAAATTGAACTTATACGAAGTTTTAATCCGACTTTCGAATTCCTTAATTTTCATTTTGAGTAA